A genomic window from Brevibacillus agri includes:
- a CDS encoding 2-phosphosulfolactate phosphatase produces MSEASIFKQLDYTARFEWGYEGVEQLAPQSDIVVMIDVLSFCTCVDVVCGRGGIVYPYRMRDETAALYAREKGALLAGKRGEPVSLSPACLATIPAGSKLVLPSPNGSTCTVLAQQSGAVVVAGCLRNAAAVARFINAHKGTVSVIACGERWPNGALRPAIEDMLAAGAILDGLSGYQLSCEAQMAVAAFRAANEQLAAVLAESGSGRELAAKGYPQDVQIAAEWNRSQTVPLLGKDGGYVAASSALGSAPGFFA; encoded by the coding sequence ATGAGCGAAGCTTCCATATTTAAACAGCTAGACTATACGGCGCGGTTTGAATGGGGATATGAAGGGGTAGAACAGTTGGCGCCCCAGTCAGACATCGTCGTCATGATAGATGTGCTGTCGTTTTGCACCTGTGTGGATGTCGTGTGCGGGCGCGGTGGGATCGTCTATCCGTACCGCATGCGAGACGAGACGGCAGCGCTTTACGCGCGGGAAAAAGGAGCACTGCTCGCCGGGAAACGCGGAGAGCCAGTGTCGCTCTCTCCGGCGTGTCTCGCGACGATTCCAGCCGGGAGCAAACTCGTCCTGCCTTCCCCCAACGGTTCGACCTGCACTGTGCTGGCGCAGCAAAGCGGAGCCGTGGTCGTCGCAGGCTGCTTGCGAAATGCAGCGGCGGTAGCTCGCTTCATCAACGCGCACAAAGGAACCGTGAGCGTGATCGCCTGCGGAGAAAGATGGCCCAACGGCGCCCTGCGTCCTGCCATCGAAGACATGCTGGCCGCAGGCGCGATCCTCGACGGATTAAGCGGCTACCAGCTCTCCTGCGAAGCGCAAATGGCGGTCGCCGCATTCCGGGCGGCCAACGAGCAGCTTGCTGCCGTCCTCGCGGAAAGCGGCTCTGGACGCGAGCTTGCCGCAAAAGGATATCCGCAGGATGTTCAGATCGCAGCCGAATGGAACCGCAGCCAGACCGTTCCGCTACTGGGAAAAGACGGCGGGTACGTTGCCGCTTCTTCTGCTCTCGGTTCAGCGCCGGGCTTTTTCGCATAA